Proteins encoded in a region of the Phaenicophaeus curvirostris isolate KB17595 chromosome 1, BPBGC_Pcur_1.0, whole genome shotgun sequence genome:
- the CNMD gene encoding leukocyte cell-derived chemotaxin 1, whose product MAEKVPIARAGPEDEERGLPPAYAAAAPGPGRLLKAGAAVLIAGALLLLAGAIGAFYFWKATERQVYNVHYTMSINGKVQDGSMEIDAGNNLETFKTGSGSEEAVEVHDFQIGITGIRFAEGEKCYIKAQPKAHVPKVDAMTKASLSSELEDEIMPVRFDENSLIWVAADEPIKHNSFLSPRILELCGDLPIFWLRPTYPKGNQRKEMKRNKRQSESVLDTEDLEAAPEEVNTRSSVTWLTQELNRQSNETRPMGQETDQTLNPDNPYNQLEGEGMGFDPMLDHLGVCCIECRRSYTQCQRICEPLLGYYPWPYNYQGCRTACRIIMPCSWWVARIMGVV is encoded by the exons ATGGCCGAGAAGGTGCCGATCGCCCGCGCGGGGCCCGAGGACGAGGAGCGGGGCCTCCCCCCC GCATATGCGGCAGCAGCCCCTGGACCCGGGCGGCTGCTGAAGGCAGGGGCGGCCGTGCTGATCGCTGGAGCCCTCCTGCTCCTGGCCGGGGCCATCGGCGCCTTCTACTTCTGGAAAGCCACAGAGCGGCAG GTGTACAACGTTCACTATACTATGAGCATTAATGGAAAAGTACAAGATGGATCAATGGAAATAGATGCTGGAAACAACTTAGAGACATTCAAAACAGGAAGTGGGAGTGAAGAGGCTGTTGAAGTTCATGATTTTCAGATT GGCATAACTGGAATTCGTTTTGCTGAAGGAGAAAAGTGTTATATCAAAGCTCAGCCAAAAGCTCACGTCCCCAAAGTTGATGCTATGACTAAAGCGAGCCTCTCATCTGAGCTG GAAGATGAAATCATGCCTGTGAGATTTGACGAAAACTCCCTTATCTGGGTGGCTGCAGATGAGCCTATCAAGCATAACAGTTTCCTAAGCCCCAGAATTTTAGAGCTTTGCGGGGATCTTCCAATTTTCTGGCTGCGACCAACATATCCCAAAG GTaaccaaaggaaagaaatgaagagaaacaaaCGCCAATCAGAATCAGTCCTTGATACAGAAGACTTAGAAGCTGCTCCCGAAGAAGTAAACACCAGGTCATCCGTCACATGGCTGACTCAAGAGCTTAATCGCCAGTCTAATGAAACCAGGCCAATGGGACAAGAAACCGATCAAACGCTTAATCCAGACAACCCATATAAC caACTGGAAGGTGAAGGGATGGGTTTTGACCCCATGCTGGATCACCTTGGCGTGTGCTGCATCGAATGCAGACGAAGTTACACACAGTGCCAGAGAATTTGCGAGCCTCTCCTGGGATACTACCCCTGGCCTTACAACTACCAGGGCTGCCGTACCGCCTGCCGAATCATCATGCCCTGCAGCTGGTGGGTCGCTCGTATCATGGGTGTCGTGTGA